In the Chromobacterium sp. ATCC 53434 genome, TGGCAGTACGCGCGGCTGGCCGACGACGCGGCGCGGCTGGCGCTGACGCTGCCGGACGAGCAGCAGCTGCTGGACGAGTTGATGGCGCTGGGGCGGGAGTACCCGTTGGCGGTGGGCAAGATCGTGATCAGCCGCGGCGTCGGCGCGCGCGGCTACGCGATGACCGGCGCCGGCGCGCCGACGCGCATCGTGTCGGTGACGCCGTGGGACGGCTATCCGGCCGAATGCGGCGAGCGGGGCGTGACCGCGCGCTGGTGCGAATTGCGCCTGTCGCTGCAGCCGCGCTTGGCCGGCGTCAAGCACCTGAACCGGCTGGAGAGCGTGCTGGCGCGTTCCGAGTGGAGCGATCCGGCGATACGGGAGGGCCTGCTGCTGGATCAGGACGGCTGGCTGGCCGAGGGCACGATGAGCAATGTCTATCTGCTGCGGGACGGGGAGATCCAGACGCCCTTGCTCGATCGCTGCGGCGTGAACGGCGCCGTTCGGGATTGGTTGACAGGCAATGTTTCGAATTTCGGACTGAAATTTTCTGAAAAGCGACTTTCCGCCGCCGATCTGATTGACGCTGAGGCGGCCTTTCTCTCCAATAGCCTGATCGGCATCTGGCCGCTGGCCCGCCTGGGCGAGCGAGTCTGGCTGTCTTCACCTTTGCTGCAGGCATTGCGGCAAGC is a window encoding:
- the pabC gene encoding aminodeoxychorismate lyase, whose protein sequence is MAMLVNGLPGESVSALDRGFNYGDGVFRTMQLRHGRPWMWRWQYARLADDAARLALTLPDEQQLLDELMALGREYPLAVGKIVISRGVGARGYAMTGAGAPTRIVSVTPWDGYPAECGERGVTARWCELRLSLQPRLAGVKHLNRLESVLARSEWSDPAIREGLLLDQDGWLAEGTMSNVYLLRDGEIQTPLLDRCGVNGAVRDWLTGNVSNFGLKFSEKRLSAADLIDAEAAFLSNSLIGIWPLARLGERVWLSSPLLQALRQALLQQA